Proteins encoded together in one Rossellomorea sp. y25 window:
- a CDS encoding YicC/YloC family endoribonuclease: MVVSMTGFGRSKVDSEQHTVTVEMKSVNHRFSECYIRMPRQLMKLEDKIKKQLSQSVKRGKVDIFITITGDGLVHKNLHIDWKLIQDYYQLVNKVKETFSLKDEVQLAHLLNREEFVLIEEMEEENEELEHLVLKAVEKAATDLRLMREKEGQLLKKDFLTHLNHFENKIVELTNHAPELVDQYRERLRKRILEYNETSFDESRLLMEVAIFADKSDITEELTRLESHIQYFHSTLAGEGPVGRKLDFMIQEMNREVNTIGSKANDSFIATIVVELKSTLEKLREQVQNVE, translated from the coding sequence ATGGTTGTCAGTATGACAGGCTTTGGTAGAAGCAAAGTAGACTCTGAACAACATACTGTAACGGTAGAAATGAAATCCGTTAATCACAGATTCAGTGAATGTTACATAAGAATGCCCCGCCAATTAATGAAACTTGAGGATAAAATTAAAAAACAACTATCCCAGTCCGTTAAGAGAGGGAAAGTGGATATTTTCATCACCATTACCGGTGATGGCTTAGTACATAAAAATCTACATATTGACTGGAAGCTCATTCAAGATTATTATCAGTTAGTAAATAAAGTGAAAGAAACCTTCTCCCTAAAAGATGAAGTGCAATTAGCCCACCTCTTAAACAGGGAAGAATTTGTGTTGATTGAAGAAATGGAAGAAGAAAATGAAGAACTTGAGCATTTGGTGTTAAAAGCTGTAGAAAAAGCGGCAACTGACCTTAGGTTAATGCGGGAAAAAGAAGGACAGCTTCTCAAGAAGGATTTTCTCACCCATCTCAATCATTTTGAGAACAAAATTGTTGAACTTACCAATCATGCTCCTGAACTGGTCGATCAATATAGAGAGCGGTTAAGAAAAAGGATTCTCGAATACAATGAAACTTCCTTCGATGAAAGTCGTTTACTTATGGAAGTTGCCATTTTTGCTGATAAATCGGATATTACCGAGGAACTGACGAGATTAGAAAGTCATATCCAGTATTTTCATTCCACATTGGCTGGTGAAGGGCCTGTAGGCAGGAAGTTGGATTTCATGATCCAGGAAATGAACCGGGAAGTGAACACGATTGGTTCGAAAGCAAATGATTCCTTTATCGCCACGATTGTTGTGGAACTGAAATCAACACTCGAGAAGCTAAGAGAACAAGTGCAAAATGTAGAATAA
- a CDS encoding DUF370 domain-containing protein has translation MSIKLINIGFGNIVSANRIISIVSPESAPIKRLIQDARDRGTLVDATYGRRTRAVIITDSDHVILSAVQPETVAHRLTDKEDIVEEGQGK, from the coding sequence ATGTCGATTAAGCTCATCAATATAGGATTTGGAAATATCGTTTCAGCTAACCGGATCATCTCGATTGTTAGTCCCGAATCAGCACCGATCAAACGCTTGATTCAGGATGCAAGAGACCGGGGAACACTTGTTGATGCTACATACGGAAGAAGAACAAGAGCGGTTATTATTACGGATAGCGATCACGTTATTCTTTCAGCTGTTCAACCCGAAACCGTTGCTCATCGTTTAACGGATAAAGAGGATATAGTAGAAGAAGGGCAGGGTAAATAA
- the gmk gene encoding guanylate kinase, producing MKEKGLLIVLSGPSGVGKGTVRKAIFSQEDTKFEYSISMTTRKPREGEVDGVDYFFKSREEFEVLIKQGKLLEYAEFVGNYYGTPVDYVRETLDAGRDVFLEIEVQGAQQVRDKFPEGLFIFLAPPSLSELQNRLVTRGTETDDLIQGRMNTARKEIEMMNLYDYIVENDQIENAVNKIKSIVQAEHCKRERVQQRYLNMLEVE from the coding sequence ATGAAAGAAAAAGGATTGCTGATCGTTCTATCCGGACCTTCAGGTGTAGGAAAAGGAACCGTTCGTAAAGCGATTTTTTCCCAAGAAGATACAAAATTTGAATATTCCATCTCCATGACCACTCGTAAACCCCGAGAAGGAGAAGTGGATGGTGTAGATTATTTCTTTAAATCAAGAGAAGAGTTTGAAGTGCTTATAAAGCAAGGAAAGCTCTTGGAGTATGCAGAGTTCGTTGGAAACTATTATGGCACTCCGGTTGATTACGTTCGAGAGACACTTGATGCAGGAAGAGATGTTTTTCTTGAAATTGAAGTGCAAGGTGCACAGCAGGTTAGAGATAAATTCCCTGAAGGTTTATTTATCTTCCTGGCACCCCCTAGTCTTTCTGAACTTCAGAATCGTCTCGTAACAAGAGGAACTGAAACGGATGATTTGATTCAGGGCAGAATGAATACTGCTAGAAAAGAAATCGAAATGATGAATTTATATGATTACATTGTTGAAAATGATCAAATTGAAAATGCAGTAAACAAGATTAAATCCATTGTTCAAGCAGAACACTGTAAACGGGAACGAGTGCAACAACGATACTTAAATATGCTGGAGGTTGAATAA
- the rpoZ gene encoding DNA-directed RNA polymerase subunit omega, which produces MLNPSIDSLMKKIDSKYSLVSIAAKRARNLQDTGDYRLNRYESQKFVGKALEEIQAGQLSMKERDAKAVYSDE; this is translated from the coding sequence ATGTTAAACCCATCCATTGATTCATTAATGAAGAAGATTGATTCTAAATATTCGTTAGTCAGTATTGCGGCTAAGCGAGCGAGAAACCTGCAAGACACAGGGGATTACCGTTTGAACCGCTATGAGTCTCAAAAATTTGTAGGAAAAGCCCTTGAAGAAATTCAGGCCGGTCAATTATCTATGAAAGAAAGAGATGCCAAAGCTGTTTATTCTGATGAATAA
- the coaBC gene encoding bifunctional phosphopantothenoylcysteine decarboxylase/phosphopantothenate--cysteine ligase CoaBC, with the protein MIKGKKILLCVSGGIAVYKAAALTSKLVQSGAEVKVIMTESAQKFVAPLTFQALSRQDVYWDTFDEKDSSKIAHIDLADWADLVLVAPATANIIGKLANGIADDMISTTILATTTKVWIAPAMNVHMYDHPAVKRNINTLFEFGYEFVEPSEGYLACGYVGKGRLEEPERVVELVDRYFSDLDSEGMLLQGKKVVITAGPTREMVDPVRFFSNRSTGKMGYALAEAAVSLGARVVLISGPSHLPIPRGVELVSVMSAEDMYNAVHAAFPTADIVVKSAAVADYRPKEIFGDKLKKKDGNLVIEFERTKDILKSLGERKNHQFLIGFAAETTNVEEYAKAKLEKKQADMIVANNVKEAGSGFGTDTNRVSIVTKGGDVRDLPLLSKVDVAKEIYKEAVRQLKKGTPYERS; encoded by the coding sequence ATGATCAAGGGGAAAAAAATACTGCTATGTGTATCTGGTGGAATTGCTGTATACAAAGCGGCTGCTTTAACAAGCAAGCTGGTCCAAAGCGGTGCCGAAGTGAAAGTCATCATGACTGAATCAGCTCAAAAATTTGTGGCTCCACTTACCTTCCAAGCATTATCCCGTCAAGATGTATATTGGGATACCTTTGATGAAAAGGATTCGTCAAAGATTGCTCATATCGACTTAGCTGACTGGGCGGACCTTGTACTCGTAGCTCCAGCAACGGCCAACATCATCGGGAAGCTCGCGAATGGAATTGCAGATGACATGATATCTACAACTATACTGGCAACTACAACGAAAGTCTGGATTGCCCCAGCCATGAATGTACATATGTATGATCATCCAGCGGTGAAACGAAATATTAATACCCTTTTTGAGTTTGGCTACGAATTTGTCGAACCAAGTGAAGGGTATTTGGCTTGTGGATACGTTGGAAAAGGAAGATTAGAAGAACCTGAAAGAGTAGTGGAGTTGGTTGATCGCTATTTTTCAGATCTTGATAGTGAAGGAATGCTATTACAAGGGAAAAAAGTAGTGATAACAGCTGGCCCTACCAGGGAAATGGTGGATCCTGTACGCTTCTTTTCCAATCGTTCAACGGGGAAAATGGGCTATGCCCTTGCAGAAGCAGCTGTGTCTTTAGGAGCCCGGGTCGTGTTGATTTCAGGACCATCTCATTTACCGATTCCACGTGGTGTTGAATTGGTTTCCGTCATGAGTGCCGAAGACATGTACAATGCGGTTCACGCAGCTTTTCCAACGGCGGATATCGTGGTGAAGAGCGCTGCGGTGGCTGATTATCGTCCGAAAGAAATATTCGGGGATAAGTTAAAGAAAAAAGATGGAAATCTCGTGATTGAATTCGAAAGGACGAAGGATATCTTAAAAAGTCTTGGAGAGAGAAAGAATCATCAATTTCTTATCGGATTTGCTGCGGAAACAACAAATGTTGAGGAGTATGCCAAGGCTAAGCTTGAAAAAAAACAGGCAGATATGATCGTAGCAAATAATGTAAAAGAAGCGGGGTCAGGCTTTGGTACCGACACAAACCGGGTTTCAATCGTGACAAAAGGTGGGGACGTTCGGGATCTGCCGTTATTATCAAAAGTGGATGTAGCGAAAGAAATCTATAAAGAAGCGGTCCGGCAATTAAAGAAGGGTACGCCATATGAACGTAGCTAG